Proteins encoded in a region of the Neodiprion lecontei isolate iyNeoLeco1 chromosome 5, iyNeoLeco1.1, whole genome shotgun sequence genome:
- the LOC107221270 gene encoding acetylcholine receptor subunit alpha-type acr-16 isoform X2 — protein sequence MRWNVSKYGGVRDLRIPPHRLWKPDVLMYNSADEGFDGTYPTNVVVKSNGTCLYVPPGIFKSTCKIDITWFPFDDQRCEMKFGSWTYDGFQLDLQIQDEAGGDISSFITNGEWDLLGVPGKRNEIYYNCCPEPYIDITFVVIIRRRTLYYFFNLIVPCVLIASMAVLGFTLPPDSGEKLSLGVTILLSLTVFLNMVAETMPATSDAVPLLGTYFNCIMFMVASSVVSTILILNYHHRNSDTHEMSEWVRVVFLYWLPCVLRMSRPADKEEKETQKSQKPSPVMGSSKAYGDLELHQRSSKSLLANVLDLDDNALASHNNLLNNVYSTPGPHHPGHPAHMGGTIGSMGSMGSMGSMGHGHSHGHVHTTPHHHHHHAHAAPPSSTPHHQHPTPYTSAAAHHHQHPQDAGPPQVETILQSACFCARYELILILKEMKVITDQLKNDDLEKKVSNDWKFAAMVIDRMCLIIFTLFTIIATITVLFSAPHIIVT from the exons ATGAGGTGGAACGTGTCGAAGTACGGGGGCGTTCGGGACCTGCGGATTCCTCCTCATCGTCTCTGGAAGCCGGACGTCCTGATGTACAACAG TGCGGACGAAGGCTTTGACGGCACTTATCCGACGAACGTCGTCGTCAAGAGCAACGGCACCTGCCTCTACGTACCTCCAGGTATATTTAAGAGTACCTGTAAGATAGACATCACGTGGTTTCCCTTCGACGATCAACGGTGCGAGATGAAATTCGGCTCGTGGACTTACGACGGTTTCCAG CTGGACCTGCAGATCCAGGACGAGGCTGGGGGCGACATAAGCAGCTTCATCACGAACGGGGAGTGGGACCTTCTCG GTGTGCCTGGAAAGAGGAACGAGATATACTACAACTGCTGCCCGGAGCCGTACATAGACATCACATTCGTTGTTATAATAAGGAGACGCACCCTCTACTACTTTTTCAATCTAATCGTGCCCTGCGTTCTGATCGCCAGCATGGCCGTTCTCGGCTTCACCCTGCCTCCCGACTCCGGGGAGAAACTTTCTCTTG GAGTCACCATTCTGCTGTCTCTCACCGTCTTCCTCAACATGGTAGCGGAAACAATGCCCGCCACTTCGGATGCTGTCCCCTTGTTAG GTACATATTTCAACTGCATTATGTTCATGGTCGCCAGTAGCGTCGTCAGTACGATTCTGATCCTGAATTATCATCACCGGAACTCCGACACTCACGAGATGTCCGAATGG GTGCGAGTCGTCTTCCTCTACTGGCTTCCCTGCGTCCTTCGGATGTCGAGGCCCGCCGACAAGGAGGAAAAGGAGACCCAAAAGTCGCAGAAGCCCTCGCCGGTGATGGGCTCCAGCAAGGCCTACGGCGACCTCGAGCTCCATCAGCGGAGCAGCAAGTCGCTTCTGGCCAACGTCCTCGACCTTGATGACAACGCGCTCGCCTCCCACAACAACCTCCTGAACAACGTCTACAGCACGCCAGGCCCCCACCACCCGGGGCACCCCGCTCACATGGGCGGCACCATCGGATCCATGGGCTCCATGGGCTCCATGGGGTCCATGGGACACGGACACAGCCACGGACATGTCCACACGACGCctcatcaccatcatcatcacgCCCACGCTGCGCCCCCGAGTTCGACGCCGCATCATCAGCATCCGACACCCTACACCAGTGCCGCTGCCCACCACCATCAACACCCCCAGGACGCGGGGCCCCCCCAAGTCGAGACAATACTGCAAAGCGCATGCTTCTGCGCGAGATACGAGCTTATTCTCATTCTCAAGGAAATGAAG GTAATAACGGATCAGCTGAAGAACGACGACTTGGAGAAGAAGGTGAGCAACGATTGGAAGTTCGCAGCGATGGTGATCGACAGGATGTGCCTAATAATATTTACCCTGTTCACGATCATCGCCACCATCACCGTCCTATTCTCAGCCCCTCATATAATCGTCACGTGA